A window from Puniceicoccus vermicola encodes these proteins:
- a CDS encoding AraC family transcriptional regulator produces MELPLLSVLYSSLEIRNNPDYFWDNSHRPHEPVVCVIQRTKRGASYIEEGTNRQIARAGEAILFQYGEDSRYGIPDRDSLPYEHEWVCISGKQAPGLFRGLLDHVGRRVAMPEGSQATRLLQTIIEKCEQRSFEDRFHESTMAYSLLMACFRLPSSQEYENDVARLAMEFILNHYQHPFSQDDLADHLGLSREHVSRRFREVYGVSPGRYCNQLRMNRAKDLLKVSFAPIAEVALQCGYADANSFSRALKQYYNRSPREMRAGD; encoded by the coding sequence ATGGAGTTGCCACTGCTTTCAGTTCTTTATTCCAGCTTGGAAATCCGGAACAATCCCGATTATTTTTGGGACAATTCCCATCGGCCTCATGAACCGGTTGTCTGTGTGATTCAGCGAACGAAACGGGGAGCCTCGTACATCGAGGAGGGCACGAATCGTCAGATCGCGAGAGCGGGGGAGGCCATCTTATTTCAGTATGGAGAAGACTCGCGCTACGGAATCCCGGATCGGGATTCTCTTCCGTATGAACATGAATGGGTCTGCATCAGTGGAAAGCAGGCTCCGGGGTTGTTTCGCGGGTTGCTGGACCATGTGGGCCGGAGGGTCGCCATGCCGGAGGGAAGTCAGGCTACCCGGCTCCTTCAAACGATCATCGAGAAATGTGAGCAGCGTAGTTTTGAAGACCGTTTTCATGAGTCGACGATGGCGTATTCCCTCTTGATGGCTTGTTTCCGTCTTCCTTCGAGTCAGGAGTACGAGAACGACGTGGCCCGGCTGGCGATGGAGTTCATTCTGAACCACTACCAGCATCCTTTTTCGCAGGATGACTTGGCGGATCATCTCGGGCTCAGCCGGGAGCATGTGAGCCGGCGCTTTCGTGAGGTCTACGGAGTCAGTCCTGGGCGCTATTGTAACCAGCTTCGGATGAATCGGGCGAAGGATCTTCTCAAGGTATCCTTCGCACCAATTGCCGAGGTCGCCCTGCAATGTGGATATGCCGATGCCAACAGCTTTTCCCGTGCCCTGAAGCAATACTATAATCGATCCCCTCGGGAGATGAGAGCGGGCGACTGA